The following coding sequences are from one Asterias amurensis chromosome 8, ASM3211899v1 window:
- the LOC139941165 gene encoding mixed lineage kinase domain-like protein has translation MEFVEPASLVLTVIFEIHNIVSKVQSFKHRSQTLAKRITNLEPAIKKLVNSENNAIVGSVARGEQGLKLFSQALGDLLKLVQGIRDFLGTLTEKSFLRKLLHENKIGNQFDEFSGQLDALVKDVHFILHVEMREVSFDRLKEDREDHEKDVQHLLDITETLEDLLLGQEVITAKVNEIKRMLSTKPGNCFDQEHDGGPKEIDSSRLENRELLTNKGFMGTVYKASYMKETVALKVFPEGANLNKGVLLQEVKNLIRLSSIHVVRIWGVSTTIEPMIVMEYMERGNLRHVLDTTDASLLPCHKRIQMALDGALGLYCIHHMDRAMLHLNLSSHRFLVNAKWEVKISDVGMAKTRSSIRRQSKLRRPTSNMNYVSPEHIKDVNLAPNEPMEVYSYGIIMWEIATGLQPYKGKNDEEVTAFVMQKGKLAFPSFVTNEGLKELIDKCRSFGPLDRPTSSEIVDTLKRLRSALCKSNGVSWV, from the exons ATGGAGTTCGTCGAGCCAGCTAGTTTGGTCCTTACTGTGATCTTTGAGATACACAACATTGTTAGTAAAGTACAGTCCTTTAAGCATCGTAGCCAGACTCTTGCTAAGAGGATCACAAACTTAGAACCAGCCATCAAGAAACTCGTCAACAGTGAGAATAATGCAATTGTGGGCAGTGTTGCTCGCGGTGAACAGGGACTGAAGTTGTTCAGTCAAGCACTGGGGGATCTCCTAAAACTTGTACAGGGTATTCGAGACTTCCTCGGCACATTGACAGAGAAATCTTTCTTACGGAAATTACTGCATGAAAACAAGATTGGCAACCAATTCGACGAATTCAGCGGGCAGCTGGATGCCCTCGTGAAAGAcgttcattttattttacacGTGGAAATGAGAGAGGTGTCCTTCGATCGACTTAAAGAAGATAGGGAAGACCATGAGAAAGATGTGCAACATCTTCTTGACATCACTGAAACACTAGAAGATCTACTATTGG gtcaagaagtaatcactgcAAAGGTCAATGAAATAAAGAGAATGCTGTCTACAAAACCAG GCAACTGTTTTGACCAGGAACATGATGGTGGACCCAAAGAAATCGACTCAAGTCGGCTAGAAAACAGAGAATTGTTAACTAATAAAGGGTTTATGGGAACAGTCTACAAGGCTTCGTATATGAAGGAAACGGTCGCCCTGAAAGTTTTTCCAGAAGG AGCGAATTTGAATAAAGGCGTTCTCCTTCAAGAAGTAAAGAATCTGATTCGCCTCAGTTCCATTCATGTTGTTCGGATTTGGGGTGTATCTACCACAATAG AGCCTATGATCGTTATGGAGTATATGGAGCGGGGCAACCTTCGTCATGTCCTAGACACCACCGACGCAAGTCTGCTTCCGTGTCATAAGCGCATTCAGATGGCTCTGGATGGCGCCCTCGGACTTTATTGCATCCATCACATGGATCGAGCCATGCTCCACCTCAACCTATCAAGCCATAGGTTTCTCGTCAACGCTAAGTGGGAAGTGAAG ATTTCTGATGTGGGGATGGCCAAAACTCGCTCATCGATCCGAAGACAGTCGAAGCTGAGACGTCCCACCTCAAACATGAACTACGTTAGCCCTGAGCACATAAAGGATGTAAACCTTGCCCCAAATGAGCCCATGGAGGTGTACAG TTATGGAATTATAATGTGGGAAATAGCCACTGGACTCCAACCATACAAAG GGAAAAATGATGAAGAAGTAACGGCATTTGTTATGCAGAAGGGAAAACTGGCCTTTCCCTCATTTGTGACAAATGAGGGACTTAAAGAATTGATTGATAAATGTCGGAGCTTTGGCCCTCTGGACCGACCGACATCTAGTG AGATCGTGGACACCCTTAAAAGATTGAGAA GTGCCCTCTGCAAATCCAATGGTGTATCATGGGTGTAA